From Selenomonas sp. AB3002, one genomic window encodes:
- the tnpA gene encoding IS200/IS605 family transposase translates to MKLYNNNHSVFLLYYHLVLVVKYRRKVFSDQMSEYAKDLFVRLCSPYNITLEEWNHDVDHVHIMFRAHPNTELSKFINAYKSASSRLIKRDFPEVRRKLWKEMFWSRSYCLLTTGGAPIGTIRKYIENQGR, encoded by the coding sequence ATGAAATTATATAATAATAACCATTCAGTGTTCTTGCTCTATTACCATCTTGTGCTTGTGGTAAAGTATCGCCGTAAAGTATTCTCTGACCAGATGAGCGAATATGCTAAAGACTTATTTGTTCGGCTCTGCTCTCCCTATAATATAACTCTTGAAGAGTGGAACCATGATGTAGACCATGTGCATATAATGTTCCGTGCTCACCCTAACACGGAGTTGTCCAAGTTCATCAATGCTTACAAGAGTGCCAGTTCCAGGCTAATCAAAAGGGATTTTCCGGAAGTCAGGCGCAAGCTATGGAAGGAAATGTTCTGGTCGAGAAGCTATTGCCTGCTGACAACAGGCGGTGCTCCTATAGGTACAATCAGAAAATACATAGAAAATCAAGGCAGGTGA
- a CDS encoding transposase — MNIVSQNHIFGEQLSSKISCFLEEFHVGKILKACNAYKVRGFSVSNVFKVAFENAFRNKSFYQQEKMDSSVIPFAKDTFYRFMNSSCVNWRKFTLQLGKSIIQKIVPLTNENRRNVLIIDDSLLSRARSKNVELLAKVFDHVEHKYTRGFRMLTLGWSDGNSFLPLSHCLLSSANRVNRLQESSDKIDSRSNGGKQRKLAQTKATVVMQKLLAEAKSMEIPARYVLFDTWFCSPSSLVQVKELGFDAIAMVKKSENSHFLHDERMKSVMAIFRQSKKRPGCSKYLLSVEAAVVKEGKTLPVKLVFVRNRSNPKDYLILVSTDTCLSEEDIIQTYGKRWNIEVFFKICKSFLKLGKESHALSYDAMTSHVSVVFARYMMLSLEQRRNVDKRSIGELFYLAYDELQDLRYLDALVLLLKELIATVKGKTFFMEKELDMMLDLFLENLPNLWNKCLKRCA; from the coding sequence ATGAACATTGTATCACAGAATCATATCTTTGGTGAACAACTTTCTTCAAAAATATCTTGTTTCCTGGAAGAATTCCATGTTGGCAAGATACTCAAGGCCTGCAATGCCTATAAGGTTCGCGGTTTCTCTGTAAGCAATGTGTTTAAGGTTGCGTTCGAGAATGCCTTTCGCAACAAGTCCTTTTATCAGCAGGAAAAGATGGATTCATCTGTTATTCCCTTTGCTAAAGATACCTTTTACCGTTTCATGAATTCCAGTTGTGTCAACTGGCGCAAATTCACTCTGCAGCTTGGTAAATCCATCATTCAAAAAATTGTACCTCTTACCAATGAAAACCGGCGCAACGTGCTTATCATCGATGACTCCTTGTTAAGCAGGGCACGTTCCAAGAATGTGGAGCTGCTTGCCAAGGTGTTTGACCACGTCGAGCACAAGTATACGCGGGGGTTCCGCATGCTGACTCTCGGCTGGAGTGATGGGAATTCGTTTCTGCCACTCAGCCACTGTCTGCTTTCATCTGCCAATCGTGTCAATCGGCTGCAGGAGTCTTCGGATAAGATCGACTCGCGTAGCAACGGCGGGAAACAGCGCAAGCTGGCACAGACTAAGGCTACCGTTGTTATGCAGAAGCTCTTGGCTGAGGCAAAATCTATGGAGATTCCAGCCCGCTACGTTCTTTTTGACACCTGGTTCTGTTCACCGTCTTCCCTTGTTCAAGTCAAGGAACTCGGCTTCGATGCCATTGCTATGGTAAAAAAGTCTGAAAACAGTCATTTCCTTCATGACGAACGCATGAAGAGTGTAATGGCAATCTTTCGCCAGTCTAAAAAGCGTCCTGGTTGCTCAAAGTATCTGCTTTCAGTAGAGGCGGCGGTGGTAAAGGAAGGAAAAACTCTGCCAGTCAAACTCGTTTTCGTTAGGAACAGAAGCAACCCCAAGGACTATCTAATCTTGGTATCCACAGATACCTGTTTGTCTGAGGAAGACATCATCCAGACTTATGGAAAGCGCTGGAATATCGAGGTTTTCTTCAAGATATGCAAGTCATTCCTGAAACTTGGGAAAGAAAGCCACGCTCTGTCTTATGATGCAATGACATCACATGTATCCGTTGTATTTGCAAGGTATATGATGTTGTCACTAGAGCAGCGCCGGAATGTCGATAAACGGAGCATAGGTGAGCTATTCTATCTCGCTTATGACGAATTGCAGGATCTGCGTTATCTCGATGCCTTGGTGTTGCTCTTGAAAGAACTTATTGCTACGGTAAAGGGAAAGACGTTTTTTATGGAAAAGGAACTGGACATGATGCTCGATTTGTTCTTGGAAAATCTGCCGAATTTATGGAACAAGTGTTTGAAACGCTGTGCATGA
- a CDS encoding M18 family aminopeptidase: MEKELQELLQFIKDAPSPFHTVETAGKMLQNAGFVQLDMTTKWELAPGGRYFVTVYDSSLLAFALGEKPGPLRLAAAHTDFPCFRIKPHASINKEEHGLLNVEKYGGLILRTWLDRPLGLAGKVVLRSEDVFKPDTQLVNFDRPLLTIPSLAIHMDREVNKEGKLNPQTDMLPLAVMENEEFSESFFTDWLSEELEKEDPEDILAYELSAYPFEEGCLCGLYKSFISSPRLDNLTSVLACLKGIMAAEPKEMSGLRLIALFDNEEIGSGTKQGAGSTVLNQVLERIYSSLGQKREDLWADIASGFMLSVDVAHALHPSHAGKHDPSNQPLMGGGIVLKQAAAQTYAGDAEAIAIIRGLCESHEIPCQSFVNRSDVRGGSTLGSIASTLVPIRTMDIGVPMLAMHSAREVMHKDDQLALNKLLITFMSN, encoded by the coding sequence TTGGAAAAAGAATTACAAGAACTACTGCAATTCATAAAAGATGCCCCCTCACCCTTCCACACTGTGGAAACAGCAGGAAAAATGCTGCAGAATGCAGGCTTTGTACAGCTGGATATGACCACAAAGTGGGAGCTTGCTCCAGGCGGCAGATACTTCGTAACCGTCTACGACTCCAGCCTGCTGGCCTTTGCCCTTGGTGAAAAGCCCGGCCCCCTGCGCCTGGCAGCGGCCCACACAGACTTCCCATGCTTCCGCATAAAACCTCATGCCAGTATCAATAAAGAAGAACATGGACTGCTTAATGTAGAAAAATACGGTGGCCTTATACTTCGCACCTGGCTGGACAGGCCTCTGGGACTGGCTGGAAAAGTTGTCCTGCGCTCTGAGGATGTCTTCAAGCCAGACACGCAGCTGGTAAACTTTGATCGCCCCCTGCTGACCATCCCCAGTTTGGCCATACACATGGACAGGGAAGTAAACAAGGAGGGCAAGCTGAATCCCCAAACAGATATGCTTCCCTTGGCTGTTATGGAAAACGAGGAGTTTTCGGAAAGCTTCTTCACAGATTGGCTAAGCGAAGAATTGGAAAAGGAGGATCCCGAGGATATTCTCGCCTACGAACTATCTGCCTATCCCTTTGAGGAAGGCTGCCTGTGCGGGTTATATAAGTCTTTTATCTCTTCCCCACGCCTGGACAATCTCACTTCTGTTCTGGCTTGCCTCAAGGGCATTATGGCGGCAGAACCGAAAGAAATGTCCGGACTGCGCCTCATTGCCCTCTTTGATAATGAGGAAATCGGCAGCGGCACCAAACAGGGAGCAGGCTCTACGGTGCTGAATCAGGTACTGGAAAGAATCTACTCCTCTCTCGGACAAAAAAGAGAAGACCTTTGGGCAGATATAGCGTCCGGTTTCATGCTATCTGTAGACGTGGCCCACGCCTTGCATCCCAGCCATGCAGGAAAACACGACCCATCCAACCAGCCACTCATGGGTGGAGGCATAGTATTGAAACAGGCAGCCGCCCAAACATATGCCGGAGACGCAGAAGCCATTGCCATCATCCGCGGGCTCTGTGAATCCCATGAAATCCCCTGTCAGTCCTTTGTTAATCGCAGTGATGTTCGTGGTGGCTCCACCCTGGGCTCTATCGCCTCCACTCTTGTCCCCATCCGCACCATGGACATAGGCGTCCCCATGCTGGCCATGCACTCAGCCAGAGAGGTCATGCATAAGGACGATCAGCTGGCGCTGAATAAATTGCTCATCACTTTCATGAGCAACTGA
- a CDS encoding L-serine ammonia-lyase, iron-sulfur-dependent, subunit alpha: MEKNSQIYRSYVEILRRELVPAMGCTEPIAIAYCAAQARAALGLLPDKVTIAASGNIIKNVKSVIVPNTGGCKGIEASAAIGIVAGDEEAGLEVIACAREEDKARLADYLRSTEFKVEFAQSDHVLDICVLVSKGRDNAEVRAVGEHTNIVRIARNGEVLFEKEAVGAANTGKPDYEFLTIEDIYDFAMTCDLEDVRELLDRQIAYNTAIADEGMKNDYGANIGKTLLKAYGNDIHIRARARAAAGSDARMGGCELPVVINSGSGNQGMTVSLPVIEYAKEVGADRERLYRALLLSNLVTLHEKEGIGRLSAYCGAISAGAGAGAAIAWLCGGDYKAVIHTIVNALAITSGIVCDGAKASCAAKISAAVDAGILGFEMYRNGQQFYGGDGLVKKGVENTIRNISRLGRIGMKETDKEIIKMMIEE; encoded by the coding sequence ATGGAGAAAAACAGCCAGATTTATAGAAGTTATGTAGAAATTCTCAGGCGGGAGCTGGTGCCGGCTATGGGGTGCACTGAGCCTATTGCCATTGCCTATTGTGCTGCCCAGGCAAGGGCGGCGCTGGGGCTTTTGCCTGATAAGGTTACCATTGCAGCCAGTGGCAACATCATCAAGAATGTCAAGAGCGTCATCGTGCCGAATACAGGCGGCTGCAAGGGAATTGAGGCTTCGGCTGCCATTGGCATCGTGGCGGGGGATGAAGAGGCGGGGCTGGAAGTCATCGCCTGTGCCAGGGAGGAAGATAAGGCCAGGCTGGCTGATTATCTGCGCAGTACGGAGTTCAAGGTGGAATTTGCCCAGTCTGACCATGTCCTCGACATCTGTGTCCTGGTCAGCAAGGGCAGGGATAACGCTGAAGTGCGTGCGGTAGGTGAGCATACCAATATTGTGAGGATTGCCCGTAACGGCGAGGTCTTGTTTGAAAAAGAAGCTGTGGGTGCGGCAAATACCGGCAAGCCGGACTATGAATTCCTCACCATCGAGGATATCTACGATTTTGCCATGACCTGCGACCTGGAGGATGTCCGGGAGTTACTTGACCGGCAGATTGCTTATAATACAGCCATAGCTGATGAGGGCATGAAGAACGACTACGGTGCAAACATTGGCAAGACCCTGCTCAAAGCTTATGGCAATGATATCCACATTCGTGCCAGGGCCAGGGCGGCAGCCGGCTCTGATGCCCGCATGGGTGGGTGCGAACTGCCTGTGGTCATCAATTCCGGCAGCGGCAATCAGGGCATGACCGTTTCCCTGCCGGTCATCGAATATGCCAAAGAAGTGGGTGCTGACAGGGAAAGGCTCTACCGTGCCCTGCTGCTTTCCAACCTGGTCACGCTCCATGAAAAGGAGGGCATTGGCCGGCTCTCAGCCTACTGTGGCGCCATCAGTGCCGGCGCCGGGGCGGGGGCAGCTATTGCCTGGCTCTGCGGCGGTGATTATAAAGCTGTCATTCACACTATCGTCAACGCTTTGGCCATCACTTCCGGCATTGTCTGCGATGGTGCCAAGGCTTCCTGTGCGGCCAAGATTTCCGCAGCTGTGGATGCTGGCATCCTGGGCTTTGAAATGTACCGCAATGGCCAGCAGTTCTACGGTGGTGACGGACTGGTCAAGAAGGGCGTTGAAAATACCATCCGCAATATCAGCCGCCTGGGCCGCATTGGCATGAAGGAAACTGACAAAGAAATCATAAAGATGATGATTGAAGAATAA
- a CDS encoding type II toxin-antitoxin system HicB family antitoxin produces MDNRQAIASKSGSNNGVYFADFPGCIATGATLDEALYLAKEGLAMHI; encoded by the coding sequence ATGGACAATAGGCAAGCTATCGCCTCTAAATCAGGCAGCAACAATGGCGTATACTTCGCTGACTTCCCCGGCTGTATCGCTACTGGAGCCACCCTAGACGAAGCGCTTTACTTGGCAAAAGAAGGTCTGGCCATGCACATATGA
- a CDS encoding Fic family protein: MGNYPPYTLNNEILRLVASISTRLGQVLHYRDMSAYPRLRRNNRIESIHSSLAIEANSLTLGNVRDVIAGKVVAGPEREILEVKNAYAAYDELPHLNPYSLKELLRIHGIMTAGLVQEAGKFRHGEEGVFADGRCIFMAPPARLVPELMEVLFAWLGEAKKELQPLLLSSIFHYEFVFIHPFADGNGRMARLWQTALLSRWQPLFAYLPIENQIHRYQAEYYEAISRSYAAGESTPFITFMLQMIDAVLEELLQKDLLAEQDEYVKKLLAQMEYDVSYKAKELQEKLGLKSTAGLKRNYIEPAMRQGLIAMTLPDKPTSRNQRYYRVR, encoded by the coding sequence ATGGGGAATTATCCTCCGTATACGCTGAACAATGAGATACTGAGGCTGGTGGCGTCTATTTCTACCAGGCTGGGGCAGGTGCTCCATTATCGTGATATGTCAGCATATCCGCGGTTGCGCAGGAACAACCGCATCGAATCCATACATTCTTCTCTGGCTATAGAAGCCAATTCCCTGACTTTGGGGAATGTCAGGGATGTTATTGCCGGGAAAGTGGTGGCAGGGCCGGAGAGGGAAATTCTTGAGGTGAAGAATGCTTATGCGGCTTATGATGAGCTGCCGCACCTGAATCCCTATAGTTTGAAGGAACTATTGCGGATTCACGGGATTATGACGGCAGGACTGGTGCAGGAGGCAGGAAAATTCCGTCATGGGGAGGAAGGTGTGTTTGCAGATGGCAGGTGCATCTTCATGGCACCGCCTGCCAGGCTGGTGCCGGAGCTGATGGAAGTTCTGTTTGCCTGGCTGGGGGAGGCAAAGAAGGAATTGCAGCCCTTGTTGCTATCGTCGATATTCCATTATGAGTTTGTTTTTATTCACCCTTTCGCTGATGGCAATGGACGCATGGCCAGGCTTTGGCAGACGGCGCTTCTTTCCAGGTGGCAGCCGCTTTTTGCATATCTGCCCATAGAGAACCAGATACACAGATATCAGGCAGAGTACTATGAGGCCATCAGTCGTTCCTATGCAGCAGGTGAGTCCACGCCTTTTATCACTTTCATGCTGCAAATGATTGATGCCGTGCTGGAGGAACTGTTGCAGAAGGACCTGCTGGCAGAGCAGGATGAGTATGTAAAAAAGTTGCTGGCCCAGATGGAATATGATGTTTCCTACAAGGCTAAGGAACTGCAGGAAAAGCTGGGCCTGAAGTCTACGGCGGGGTTGAAGCGGAACTATATCGAGCCGGCCATGAGGCAGGGATTGATAGCCATGACCCTCCCGGATAAGCCCACCAGCAGGAATCAGAGGTATTACAGGGTTAGGTAG
- a CDS encoding transposase codes for MLRSYLLSIWLKSTSLVDWAERLRSDEALAILSGFSPDHTPSFGAFYDFFHRLWPGCNNFLPHLRYLKKKPPKGKRNGEKSPSFNKDHTATIIKYFEKHSAGSILKTKLSIIGEIYSKVFLTGSMHKKLLNFRQLVLAGDGTPVKVSNRERSHSTCYCHEKGIVNCHHKRWFSQPDANWGWDSSRNLFYYGYNLYLFTDANSGLPVFPILERASRHDLPAMLHGLACIKAFFAHWNISALILDSAHDATAVYEMCNKSSIMPFIDLNPRGTKPAEEKGYTISDDGVPICPLGLPMKPDGTDKKRHRAKYICPQTKYAERLCLCDKRCTKSTYGRVVNMSLRDNPRLFCDPPRGSPQWKQVYNKRTSAERANKYIKIDGLLEEGHHHSSMMWYIRLFAIISVIHVNAWRKRA; via the coding sequence ATGCTGCGTTCCTACTTGCTTTCCATCTGGCTCAAGTCCACCTCTCTTGTTGACTGGGCTGAACGTCTGCGCTCTGATGAGGCTCTGGCCATACTGTCAGGCTTTTCACCAGACCATACACCTTCCTTCGGCGCTTTTTATGACTTCTTCCATCGCCTATGGCCAGGATGCAACAATTTCTTGCCTCACCTGCGCTACCTCAAGAAGAAACCGCCTAAAGGAAAGCGCAATGGCGAAAAGTCTCCGTCCTTCAATAAGGATCATACTGCCACCATCATCAAATATTTCGAGAAGCACAGTGCCGGAAGCATTCTCAAGACCAAGCTGTCCATCATCGGTGAAATCTACAGCAAGGTCTTCTTGACAGGTTCTATGCACAAAAAACTTCTGAATTTCAGGCAGCTTGTTCTGGCCGGTGACGGCACGCCCGTGAAAGTATCCAACCGTGAGCGCAGCCATTCAACGTGCTATTGCCATGAAAAAGGTATCGTCAATTGCCACCACAAGCGCTGGTTCTCCCAGCCTGATGCCAATTGGGGATGGGATTCGTCCAGAAATCTCTTTTACTATGGCTATAACCTCTATCTCTTCACAGATGCCAACTCCGGATTGCCTGTCTTCCCTATCCTGGAGCGTGCTTCCCGCCACGATCTTCCTGCCATGCTGCATGGACTTGCCTGCATCAAGGCGTTCTTCGCGCACTGGAATATTTCCGCCTTGATCCTTGATTCCGCACACGATGCAACTGCTGTGTATGAGATGTGCAACAAAAGCAGCATAATGCCTTTCATAGACTTGAACCCTCGTGGTACCAAACCAGCTGAGGAGAAGGGATATACAATAAGTGATGACGGTGTGCCAATCTGTCCTCTTGGACTTCCCATGAAACCTGATGGCACTGATAAGAAACGGCACAGAGCCAAGTATATTTGTCCGCAGACAAAATACGCCGAAAGGCTATGCCTGTGCGATAAGCGCTGTACCAAATCCACCTATGGCCGTGTTGTTAATATGAGCCTGAGGGATAATCCACGGCTGTTCTGCGATCCTCCGCGAGGTTCGCCTCAGTGGAAGCAAGTCTACAACAAGCGCACATCTGCCGAGCGTGCAAACAAATACATAAAGATCGACGGATTGTTGGAAGAAGGGCACCATCACTCTTCCATGATGTGGTATATTCGGTTATTCGCAATAATATCCGTCATCCATGTAAATGCCTGGCGTAAGCGTGCTTGA
- a CDS encoding zinc ribbon domain-containing protein, producing the protein MGRFCTNCGEPLKEGAKFCGSCGEAVEAQAPRKPEEAGRRPYRPTDPRKLQQEVRREAPVQERQQSGGGLWHFLAGTAMGAFLGNLFGGSAEAHNETVVNHNETVINQYDRDDDFADEGQGEDLYYDDDYDDTEEDYEDDFDDDDYDIDDDDYDESYDDDGYDGGDFDGFSDDFGGGDDFGGDDF; encoded by the coding sequence ATGGGCAGATTTTGTACTAATTGCGGAGAGCCGCTTAAAGAAGGAGCAAAGTTCTGTGGCAGCTGCGGGGAGGCTGTGGAGGCGCAGGCTCCCCGCAAGCCTGAGGAAGCGGGCAGAAGGCCATATAGGCCAACAGACCCAAGGAAGCTGCAGCAAGAAGTGCGCAGGGAAGCGCCGGTGCAGGAAAGGCAGCAAAGCGGCGGAGGACTGTGGCATTTCCTGGCAGGGACGGCCATGGGGGCCTTCCTGGGGAATCTTTTCGGCGGTTCGGCAGAGGCTCATAATGAGACAGTGGTGAACCACAACGAGACTGTTATCAATCAGTATGACCGGGATGATGATTTCGCAGACGAGGGTCAGGGAGAAGACTTGTATTACGACGATGACTATGATGATACAGAGGAAGACTACGAAGACGATTTCGATGATGATGACTATGACATTGATGACGATGATTATGATGAAAGCTATGATGATGACGGTTACGATGGGGGAGACTTCGACGGCTTCTCCGATGACTTCGGAGGCGGGGATGATTTCGGGGGAGATGACTTCTGA
- a CDS encoding HNH endonuclease: MCNDNYGKKWTRDETILALSFYYEMPYGKINRSNKYLQSMADLMQRSLSSLIMKMVNLASLDESLLCRGVTSLPHSSKLDKEVWVEFKGKYEYLLLEKERILSSYNTSIKLTNPKVKHLPPAIDLKYYTPKERLVLVRKGQDFFRKAVLSAYGERCCMTGIAVPELLQACHIMPYSKCKSINDCLNPSNGICLNYLTHKAFDLGFISIHKTTKSIMVSDCLKKHPRIDETTKNWLLFLENKSINFPERNMPEYNFLEYHNDCIFKS, translated from the coding sequence ATGTGCAACGATAATTATGGAAAAAAATGGACACGTGATGAAACAATCCTTGCATTATCTTTTTATTACGAAATGCCCTATGGAAAAATAAACAGAAGCAATAAGTATTTACAGTCCATGGCAGATTTAATGCAAAGGTCATTATCATCACTGATTATGAAGATGGTAAATCTTGCCTCCTTGGACGAAAGTTTACTATGCAGAGGAGTTACCTCTCTGCCTCACAGTAGCAAGCTAGATAAAGAAGTATGGGTTGAATTTAAGGGAAAATATGAATATCTCCTGCTTGAAAAAGAGCGGATATTGTCTTCTTATAACACCTCCATCAAACTGACGAATCCTAAAGTAAAACATTTACCACCAGCAATTGATCTCAAATATTATACTCCCAAAGAAAGACTTGTCCTCGTGCGCAAAGGTCAGGATTTTTTCCGTAAAGCTGTTCTAAGTGCATATGGGGAACGGTGCTGCATGACAGGTATTGCCGTTCCGGAACTTTTACAAGCCTGCCATATAATGCCATACAGCAAGTGTAAAAGCATCAATGACTGCCTTAATCCATCTAACGGCATATGCCTAAATTATTTAACCCACAAGGCCTTTGACCTAGGTTTTATCAGTATCCATAAAACCACTAAAAGCATAATGGTATCCGACTGCCTAAAAAAACATCCACGTATTGATGAAACCACCAAAAACTGGTTGCTCTTCTTAGAAAATAAATCTATAAATTTTCCTGAAAGGAATATGCCAGAATACAATTTCTTGGAATATCATAACGATTGTATTTTTAAGTCATAA
- the tnpB gene encoding IS200/IS605 family element RNA-guided endonuclease TnpB, with translation MMNKAYRYRLYPTNEQKIMFAKTFGCARFIYNKMLGDRLDHYKKTGEKLNNTPAQYKEEFPWLKEVDSLALANAQLNLNKAYNNFWKNRKHFGKPRFKSKKTGHFSYSTNNQKGSVRLEGNKIKLPKVGWVKLRLHRPLMENSTIKTVTISKTPSGKFYISILMEYENQILPIIPKKFLGLDFAMHGLYVASDEDDAEYPNFLRKAEKQLAKAQRKLSKRQKGSHNRDKQRLRVARLHERIANQRRDFLHKKARYLVDRYDAIGIEDISVKAMAKHKKGGKFSFGKSVADNGWNKFVNILEYKLAWQGKSLVKIDKWYPSSQLCHVCGYQNSKTKDLSVREWDCPNCGSHHNRDKNAAINIREEARRISA, from the coding sequence ATGATGAATAAGGCGTACCGATACAGACTCTACCCAACCAATGAACAAAAGATTATGTTTGCCAAGACTTTCGGTTGTGCCAGATTCATCTATAACAAGATGCTTGGCGATCGCCTTGACCATTACAAGAAAACCGGCGAGAAGCTAAACAACACACCTGCACAATACAAGGAAGAATTTCCCTGGCTGAAAGAAGTAGACAGTTTGGCTCTTGCTAATGCTCAGCTGAATCTGAACAAAGCATACAACAATTTCTGGAAGAATCGCAAGCATTTTGGCAAGCCCCGCTTCAAGTCGAAGAAAACAGGGCACTTCTCATATTCTACGAACAATCAGAAAGGCTCTGTCAGACTTGAAGGAAACAAAATCAAGCTGCCCAAGGTTGGCTGGGTAAAGCTGCGTCTGCACCGTCCCTTGATGGAAAATAGCACCATAAAGACCGTCACCATAAGTAAAACGCCCTCAGGCAAGTTCTATATCAGTATTCTGATGGAGTACGAAAACCAAATACTTCCCATAATACCAAAGAAGTTCCTGGGGCTTGATTTTGCCATGCACGGCCTGTACGTTGCTTCTGATGAGGATGATGCAGAATATCCGAACTTCCTACGGAAAGCCGAGAAACAGCTGGCTAAAGCCCAGAGAAAGTTGTCCAAACGACAAAAAGGCAGCCACAACCGAGACAAGCAACGACTTCGTGTGGCCAGGCTTCATGAGAGGATTGCAAATCAACGCCGTGACTTCCTGCATAAGAAGGCTCGCTATCTTGTAGACCGCTATGATGCAATTGGCATTGAAGATATCAGCGTCAAGGCGATGGCTAAGCACAAGAAGGGCGGTAAGTTCAGTTTTGGTAAATCCGTGGCTGACAATGGCTGGAATAAGTTTGTAAACATATTGGAATATAAACTTGCTTGGCAGGGCAAATCACTTGTCAAGATAGACAAGTGGTATCCCAGCAGTCAGTTATGTCACGTATGTGGCTACCAGAACAGCAAAACCAAAGACTTGTCTGTACGTGAATGGGATTGTCCTAATTGTGGCAGTCACCATAATCGAGACAAGAACGCTGCAATAAACATCCGAGAGGAAGCTAGGCGTATATCCGCCTAA
- a CDS encoding Rpn family recombination-promoting nuclease/putative transposase, giving the protein MARIKEWEELTICDNFLFQKVMQNKRLCKRLIQKLLKIKIKNIIYPVAEKSIAIGATSKSIRLDLYVETDDGTIIDIEIQTTDGADGWLPKRTRYYQAMIDLDVLGKGKDYIELKKSYVIFICTFDPFDSGEKVYTFSNRCHERDYLELGDETTKLFLNAKGTKGKADKDIESFLAYVDGNAAEGKFTQDIAAEVERVKQHNETKVEYMTLMMELKQQRREGYAEGQDSERLNSIRNLMESLHWTAQQAMDALKIPASEQSKYAAQL; this is encoded by the coding sequence ATGGCACGAATCAAAGAGTGGGAAGAACTCACCATCTGTGACAACTTCCTCTTCCAGAAGGTCATGCAAAACAAGCGGCTCTGCAAGCGCCTTATTCAGAAACTACTGAAAATCAAGATCAAGAACATCATTTATCCTGTGGCAGAGAAGAGTATTGCCATCGGGGCCACCAGCAAGTCCATCCGACTGGATCTCTATGTTGAGACAGATGACGGCACTATCATAGACATCGAAATTCAAACTACAGATGGTGCTGATGGCTGGCTCCCCAAGCGCACAAGATATTATCAGGCAATGATTGACCTTGATGTGTTGGGTAAAGGCAAAGATTACATCGAGCTCAAAAAGTCCTATGTCATCTTCATCTGTACCTTTGACCCATTTGACTCAGGAGAGAAGGTCTATACTTTTTCCAATCGCTGCCACGAACGTGATTACCTGGAGCTTGGCGATGAAACCACCAAACTCTTCCTTAACGCCAAAGGTACCAAAGGCAAAGCAGATAAGGACATCGAGAGTTTCTTAGCGTATGTGGACGGCAACGCTGCTGAAGGTAAATTCACGCAGGACATAGCCGCCGAGGTAGAGCGTGTAAAGCAACATAATGAAACGAAGGTGGAGTATATGACACTTATGATGGAGCTCAAACAGCAAAGACGTGAGGGCTATGCCGAAGGGCAAGATTCAGAGCGACTGAATTCCATTCGCAACTTAATGGAATCACTACACTGGACTGCCCAGCAGGCTATGGACGCATTGAAAATCCCTGCCTCAGAACAGAGCAAGTACGCAGCACAGCTTTAA